The genomic stretch AGTTAAACAAATTCAGTTAAAGAGGTATATCTGGCATGGCAAGACCCACCAAAAGGGGAGGACCGAAAAAGCAGAAGAAAAACATTCCCACTGGCGTTGCTTATATTAAATCCACATTCAATAATACTATTGTAACTATTACTGATGCCACGGGTAACGTTATTTCATGGGCAACGGCGGGATCGAGCGGTTTTAAGGGAGCAAAAAAAGGTACTCCCTTTGCCGCTCAAACGGCAGCAGATAGTGCCGCAAGAACTGCTATGGACAACGGAATGAGACAGGTTGACGTGATGGTTAGCGGGCCGGGTGCAGGTAGAGAAACCGCTATCAGAGCTTTACAAGGAGCAGGATTAGAAATTACATTAATTCGGGATATTACCCCTATTCCTCACAACGGCTGTCGCCCTCCCAAAAGACGCAGAGTCTAAAACTTTATGATAGTCATAAACTTCCTCAGGGAAAAGTTGATTATCAAAATTTGTATCTAAACCTGACTTCATAAATCGAGGAAATAACCACTGTGGCTGTGTTTAAAATAGACTGCTTAGTAAATAAAACTCAAAAAAATCAAGGACAATATGGTAAATTTGTACTAGAGCCTTTGGGAAGGGGACAAGGTATAACTTTGGGTAATTCCTTGAGGCGGGTGCTGTTGTCCAACTTAGAAGGGGCGGCGGTAACTGCCGTTAGAATCGCAGGGGTAAATCACGAATTTGCTGTTGTAGAAGGGGTAAGAGAAGATGTTTTAGAAATCATGCTAAACATGAAAGGGATTACATTTAAAAGCTACACAAACACACCTCAAATTGGTCGTTTAGTAGCCATTGGCCCTTGTACTGTTACAGCCGCTAAGTTTGATTTACCATCAGAAATAGATGTCGTTGAACCAAGTCAGTATATTTGTACTTTAGGTAAAGGTGCAAAATTAGAGATGGAGTTTAAAGTCGAGAAGGGTAAAGGTTATCGAGCCATTGAAAAAGGTAAAGATGAACATAGCTCCCTCGATTTTTTGCAAATCGATTCTGTGTTCATGCCCGTTACTAGAGTTAACTTCGCAGTAGAAGAAATTCGCTATGAAGGAGAAATGTCCGATCGTCTAATTTTAGAAATTTGGACAAATGGAAGCATAAAACCAGAAGAAGCTCTATCTGATGCGTCAACAATTTTAGTGGATTTATTTACTCCTTTAATGGACGCTACGAGCATTTCTGGTCAACCCGAAGAACTGGAAGAACCAGAAGATCCAGCAAGTCAAATACCCATTGAAGAATTGAATCTTTCTGTTCGTGCTTACAACTGTTTGAAACGAGCGCAAATCAATACGGTAGCTGATTTATTGGAATATTCTCAAGATGACCTCTTAGAAATTAAAAATTTCGGACAAAAATCTGCGGAAGAAGTTATTGAGGCTTTGCAACAGCGTTTAGGAATTACTTTAGCTGAGGGAAAAATGAAAGAAACTCCCGGTGGTGATTTAATTCAAAGTGCTGAACCCGTTGCTACCCCATAATCAGGTTAATTACTTCTTTCAGCAAGAGAGGAAAACGGTTAGGGTATTGTAAAACAAAATAAATAATTTAAGGAGGAAATTAATGCGTCACCGTTGTAAAGTGCCTTTATTGGGCTTACCAGCAGACCAAAGAAAAGCTCTTCTCCGTGCTTTAACTACTCAGTTATTACGAGAAGGTGAAATTACCACAACTAAAGCCCGTGCTAAGGCAGTTCGTACTACTG from Geminocystis sp. NIES-3709 encodes the following:
- a CDS encoding DNA-directed RNA polymerase subunit alpha, coding for MAVFKIDCLVNKTQKNQGQYGKFVLEPLGRGQGITLGNSLRRVLLSNLEGAAVTAVRIAGVNHEFAVVEGVREDVLEIMLNMKGITFKSYTNTPQIGRLVAIGPCTVTAAKFDLPSEIDVVEPSQYICTLGKGAKLEMEFKVEKGKGYRAIEKGKDEHSSLDFLQIDSVFMPVTRVNFAVEEIRYEGEMSDRLILEIWTNGSIKPEEALSDASTILVDLFTPLMDATSISGQPEELEEPEDPASQIPIEELNLSVRAYNCLKRAQINTVADLLEYSQDDLLEIKNFGQKSAEEVIEALQQRLGITLAEGKMKETPGGDLIQSAEPVATP
- the rpsK gene encoding 30S ribosomal protein S11; the protein is MARPTKRGGPKKQKKNIPTGVAYIKSTFNNTIVTITDATGNVISWATAGSSGFKGAKKGTPFAAQTAADSAARTAMDNGMRQVDVMVSGPGAGRETAIRALQGAGLEITLIRDITPIPHNGCRPPKRRRV